CCGCGACGTGATGCTCGCGCGGCACACCGGCTCGCGGGTGCACGTCGCCCACGTCTCCACCGCCGGATCCGTCGACGTGCTGCGGTGGGCGAAGGCGCGGGCGGAGCGTGACGGGACGTGGTCGGTGACCGCCGAGGTGACCCCGCACCACCTCCTCCTGACCACCGACCTGCTCGCCGGCTACGACCCGACCTACAAGGTCAACCCGCCGCTGCGCCCGCAGGAGGACGTGGACGCGCTGCGCGAGGCCCTCGCCGACGGCACGATCGACGCGGTCGCCACCGACCACGCGCCGCACGCCCGCCACGACAAGGAGCACGCGTTCGTCGACGCCGCGTTCGGCATGGTCGGCCTCGAGACCGCGCTGGCCGTCGTACGCACGGCGCTGCCGCAGCTGTCGTGGCCCGACGTCGCGCGGGTCATGTCGGCGACGCCCGCCCGCATCGCCGGCCTCGCCGACCAGGGCCGGCCGCTGACGCCGGGCTCACCGGCGCACGTCGTGCTGGTGGAGCCCGACGCGGCGCTCACGGTCGACCGCGACGCCTCGGCGTCGCTCTCGCGCAACAACCCCTGGCACGGGCGCAGCCTCACCTCGCGGGTGGTGCACACGGTGTACGCCGGCCGCGTCACCGTGCGCGACGGCGCGCTGGTCGACGCCTGACCTCGCGCTCAGCCGACCACGCCGGTCGCCGGGTCGCGGTCGGTGAGGCAGTAGACCTGTCCGCCCGGGGCGGTCAGCACCGTCCAGAAGTCGTTCACGCGAACGAGCCGGGCACCGAGCGCCACGTGGCGCTCGGTGTCGCCGGCGCGGTCGGCTGAGGCGAGGTCGGGGTGGGCCCGCACGGGTCCGTCGGGCTCGCCGAGGTGCTGCAGCAGGATCCGCGGCTGGTCCGGTGCCACCAGCCGCGTGAACCCGGGTCCGGTCGCCTGCTGCAGCTCGCGTCCGGTGAGGTCGCGCCAGAAGGCGACCTCCGACTCCCAGTGGGCGTCCGGGACGTCGAGGCAGACCTGGTCGAGGATCGTCGAGCCGTCCCGCACCAGCGCCGGCTCGCCCTCGACGAGCGTGTGGCAGAACGTGAAGCCGCCGGGGGAGCGCATCACCTCCACGCCCTCGTAGGTCCACGCCGGCGTCGCCCCGAGCGCCCGCGCCCGGGCGACGGCCGCCGGGCGGTCGCGCGAGTCGAGGTCGAGGTGGATGCCGGCCGGTGCGGCCACGGCCTGCACCTTGACGTACGCCGACCCTGCCGCCGGCACGAGCGTGAGGAACCGGCCGTCCTCGCCGCGACGCTCGGACGGCTGCGAGCCGGTGACCGCCGACCAGAAGGCGACCGCGCGCTCGACCTCGTCTGCCGGCGTGTCGAGGAAGATCTGGAGCCAGGCCGTCATGCGGCCATCCTGTCACCGACCGGACCGCCGCTGCCGGGCGTAGCGTGGTGGTCCATGAGCAGCGAGGCATCCGCGCCGGCACCGTCCGTGATCACGACTCCCGAGCAGCTCGAGGCGCTCCTCGGCACGCCGGCGGAGCGGGCCCGCACCAAGGAGCGCTCGCGCCTCACCGACATCGACCGCGCGTGGCTGGCCGCCTCGCCGTTCTGCGTCCTGTCGACCGCGGACGCGTCCGGTCGCTGCGACGCGAGCCCGAAGGGCGACCCGGCGGGCTCGCTGGTCCACGTCGTCGACGACACCACGATCGCGATCGCGGAGCGCCCGGGCAACCGCCGCGTCGACGGCTACCTGAACCTCCTCGAGAACCCCCACGTCGGCCTGCTCTTCGTGGTGCCGGGTCGCGGCGACACCCTGCGGGTGAACGGCCGCGGTCGCCTGGTGACCGACGCCCCGTTCTTCGACGACCTGGCCGTGCGCGGCCGGCGACCGGTCCTGGCGCTCGTCGTGGACGTCGAGACCCTCTTCTTCCACTGCGCCAAGGCCTTCCGCCGCTCCCGGCTGTGGGAGCCCGCGTCGTGGACGCCCGACGCGGTGCCCGCCCGCGCGGTGATCGCCCACGAGCTGGAGCCGGTCGCCGGCCAGGGGCTGGCCGAGCTGGAGGACTACTACCGCCCGGAGAACTACGACCGGGGCCTCTACTGATGGCCGCGCACCCCCGGCTGCTGCACACCGTCCTCGACGCCGTGGACGTACGCCGGGAGGCGGAGTTCTGGCGTGAGCTGCTCGGGCTGGTCTACCGAGCGGGCGACGAGGTCCCTCCCGAGGGCCCCGCGGCGGACGACGCCGACTGGCTCGTCCTCACCCACCCCGACGGCCGGCGCTGCCTCGCCGTCCAGCAGGTCGCCGAGCAGCCCCGCAGCACCTGGCCCAGCCAGGACGTGCCGCAGCAGCTGCACCTCGACCTCACCGTCACCGACCTCGCCGAGCTGGCCGCCCAGCACGACCGGGCGGTCGCGCTCGGTGCCACCGTCCTGCTCGACCGCACCGACGACCCGGACGAGCCGCTCTGGGTCCTCGCCGACCCCGAGGGTCACCCGTTCTGCATCTTCGTGGGCTGAGCGCCGGCGGCCCTCAGGCCTCCCGGTTGACCCGGATGCGGTTGTTGGCGCCCCGGACGGACACCTTCGTCCGGCCCTCGCTCACCACCACCAGGTTGTTGGGACCGACCACCCTGAGCGAGGGCAGCCGGGTCAGCCGCACCTTGTTGTTGGCGCCGCGGACGACCACGGCGTTCGCGCGTCCGGCACGCAGGCTCGCGTTCGACGTCCTGACCAGGACGTCACCGGTGCGGTCCGCACGGAGGCTGACGTTGCCCTCCCGCAGCTCCACGCGCCCGACCGTGCCGGTGAAGGCGGCGGAGTCGTTGCCCCTCGCCAGCGTCACGTCGCCCGCGCTCGGGCCCCGGACGCTGCTGTTGCCGCCGGCGACGGACACGGTCCCGAGGTGGCCGCTGGCCACGACGTCGGTGTTGGCGCCGGTGACCGTGAGGCTCGCGGCCGCCGGCATCGTCACCGAGGTGTTGCTGCCCGACACGACCACGTCGACGCAGACGCCGGTGATCGTCACCGTCTCGGTGCTCTCGGCCACCGTCACCGAGCCGCCCATGCAGTCGAGGACCACGTCGGCGTGCGACGGTGCCGCGCCCACGAGCAGGGCGCAGGTGAGGGAGGCGGAGAGGAGAGCAGCGCCGGAGGTGGCGCGGCGGGACCGGAGGGGCGTCGTGTGCGTCATGACGCGATGCTGCCCCGTCGCAGCGCCGGGAAACCGGGCGCGACGAAATCGGTTGGCGGCCGGCCCGGAGGGCGCCTAGGCTCGTGGGCACCATGTGGATCCAGGACTGACCCGACTCGCGACCGCGGCGGCGCCCCTCCGGCGCCCGGTGCCCGGCGAGTCCTCCCCTGACCCTCGAGGACGTCCGCATGCCTGCCACCCATCCCACCCCCTCCACCACCTCGGCCACCTCGGCCCCGCCCTCCTCCGGCACCCTCGCGCCGCTCGTCGTCGGCGGGCTGTCGGTCGCCTATCCCGACCGCGCGGTGCTCAGCGACGTCGACCTGCTGGCCCAGCCCGGTCGGCGCATCGGGCTCGTCGGCGAGAACGGCGTCGGCAAGTCGACCCTGCTGCGGGCCGTCGCCGGCAGGCTCCCGGCCCGGGCCCGGGTCACCGGCACGGTCACGGCGCCGGACGACCTCGTGCTGCTCGGCCAGGAGCCGCCGTTCCGTGACACGGCCACGGTCGCGGAGGTGCTGGCGATGACGCTCGAGCCGCTGCGGACGGCCGTCGTCGAGGTCGAGCGGTCCGCCGGCCGCGTCGGCACGGCCGAGGGCGACGCGGCGTACGAGCGGGCGCTGGAGCACGCCGTGGCGCACGACGCCTGGGACGCCGACCGGCGCGCGGCGCTCGCCGCGGCCCGCCTCGGGCTCGACGGCCTCGACCCGGACCGCGTCGTCGCCACCCTGTCGGGCGGCCAGCGCACCCGGCTGGCGCTGGCGACGATCATGACGACGCGGCCGGCGTGCCTGCTGCTGGACGAGCCGACCAACCACCTCGACGACGACGCGGTCGAGGTGCTGACCGCGTTCCTGCGCGACCTGCCCGGGGTCGTCCTCCTGGCTAGCCACGACCGCGTGCTGCTGGACGACGTGTGCACCGACCTCGTCGACCTCGACGCCGGCGCCCTCGGCACCGACGGCAGGGGCGGGCGTCGGTTCGGCGGCGGCTGGTCGGCGTACGAAGCCGCGCGGGCCGACGCCCGGCGGCGGTGGGAGGAGACGTGGGCCGCGCAGCAGGAGGAGATCGCCCGGCTGCGCGAGGGGACGCGGATCGGCACCGGCGCCATCGCCCACGACCGCGGCCCTCGTGACGGCGACAAGTTCATCTACTCCTTCAAGGGCGGGCGGGTCGAGCAGGCGCTGGCCCGGCGCAAGAAGGACGCGCAGCGCCGGCTCGAGGTCGCCGAGCGCGAGCAGGTGCGCAAGCCGCCCGTGCCGCTGTCCTTCCGCGGCGACCTCACCGCGGCGGCGACCGGACGCCTCGTCCAGGTCCGCGACGCCGAGGTGCGCGGTCGGTTGCGCCTGGCCCGTCTCGACCTGGCGGCGGGGGAGCACCTGCTGGTGACCGGCCCCAACGGCTCGGGCAAGTCGACGCTCCTCGGGGTGCTGTCCGGCCGGCTCACACCCACCGGCGGCTCGGTCGACGTCTCCGCGCGCACGGTCCGCGAGCTCACCCAGGACCCGGAGGTGGACGACCCGGCGCGCTCGGCCGGGGTGACGTACGACGCCGCGGTGCGTGACCTCCTCGACCCGCCCGCCCTGCGCGACCTCGGCCTGCTGCACCCGCGGGACCACCGCACGCCGGTCGGCAGCCTGTCGGTGGGCCAGCGACGCCGCCTCGGCCTGGCGGTGGCGATCGCGGCCGCACCGGACCTGCTGCTCCTCGACGAGCCGACCAACCACGTGTCCCTCGCGCTGGCCGGCGAGCTCGAGGAGGCGCTCGCCACATCTCCGGGAGGCGTCGTGCTGGCCTCGCACGACCGCTGGCTGCGCCGGCGCTGGGAGGGGTCCGCACTGGCGTTGACGGCCTGGTGAGGACCGGCGCTGGTGAGGGGTCGCAGGGCCCGCCGGCTCGTGGACGGGATGCCGTCGCGGGGCGGGTCCGCTGGTAGGGTCTGCGACGGCTCGAACATCCTTTAACGATCCGTCCCGTGAGGCGGAGAAGGAGG
This genomic stretch from Nocardioides renjunii harbors:
- a CDS encoding VOC family protein — encoded protein: MTAWLQIFLDTPADEVERAVAFWSAVTGSQPSERRGEDGRFLTLVPAAGSAYVKVQAVAAPAGIHLDLDSRDRPAAVARARALGATPAWTYEGVEVMRSPGGFTFCHTLVEGEPALVRDGSTILDQVCLDVPDAHWESEVAFWRDLTGRELQQATGPGFTRLVAPDQPRILLQHLGEPDGPVRAHPDLASADRAGDTERHVALGARLVRVNDFWTVLTAPGGQVYCLTDRDPATGVVG
- a CDS encoding DUF3060 domain-containing protein codes for the protein MTHTTPLRSRRATSGAALLSASLTCALLVGAAPSHADVVLDCMGGSVTVAESTETVTITGVCVDVVVSGSNTSVTMPAAASLTVTGANTDVVASGHLGTVSVAGGNSSVRGPSAGDVTLARGNDSAAFTGTVGRVELREGNVSLRADRTGDVLVRTSNASLRAGRANAVVVRGANNKVRLTRLPSLRVVGPNNLVVVSEGRTKVSVRGANNRIRVNREA
- a CDS encoding ATP-binding cassette domain-containing protein yields the protein MPATHPTPSTTSATSAPPSSGTLAPLVVGGLSVAYPDRAVLSDVDLLAQPGRRIGLVGENGVGKSTLLRAVAGRLPARARVTGTVTAPDDLVLLGQEPPFRDTATVAEVLAMTLEPLRTAVVEVERSAGRVGTAEGDAAYERALEHAVAHDAWDADRRAALAAARLGLDGLDPDRVVATLSGGQRTRLALATIMTTRPACLLLDEPTNHLDDDAVEVLTAFLRDLPGVVLLASHDRVLLDDVCTDLVDLDAGALGTDGRGGRRFGGGWSAYEAARADARRRWEETWAAQQEEIARLREGTRIGTGAIAHDRGPRDGDKFIYSFKGGRVEQALARRKKDAQRRLEVAEREQVRKPPVPLSFRGDLTAAATGRLVQVRDAEVRGRLRLARLDLAAGEHLLVTGPNGSGKSTLLGVLSGRLTPTGGSVDVSARTVRELTQDPEVDDPARSAGVTYDAAVRDLLDPPALRDLGLLHPRDHRTPVGSLSVGQRRRLGLAVAIAAAPDLLLLDEPTNHVSLALAGELEEALATSPGGVVLASHDRWLRRRWEGSALALTAW
- a CDS encoding dihydroorotase yields the protein MSLVIEGASLLGEGTTDLYVDDHGMLVDSAPAGAERIDAAGLVALPGLVDLHTHLREPGREDAETILTGSRAAALGGYTAVLAMANTTPVTDTAEAATRVWELGREAGLVHVQPVGAVTRGLGGEELAELGLMHRSRAGVTVFSDDGRCVHDARVMRRALEYVKAFGGVVSQHSQDPSLAGPAACCHEGELSGRLGLPGWPGIAEEVIVARDVMLARHTGSRVHVAHVSTAGSVDVLRWAKARAERDGTWSVTAEVTPHHLLLTTDLLAGYDPTYKVNPPLRPQEDVDALREALADGTIDAVATDHAPHARHDKEHAFVDAAFGMVGLETALAVVRTALPQLSWPDVARVMSATPARIAGLADQGRPLTPGSPAHVVLVEPDAALTVDRDASASLSRNNPWHGRSLTSRVVHTVYAGRVTVRDGALVDA
- a CDS encoding VOC family protein; protein product: MAAHPRLLHTVLDAVDVRREAEFWRELLGLVYRAGDEVPPEGPAADDADWLVLTHPDGRRCLAVQQVAEQPRSTWPSQDVPQQLHLDLTVTDLAELAAQHDRAVALGATVLLDRTDDPDEPLWVLADPEGHPFCIFVG
- a CDS encoding MSMEG_1061 family FMN-dependent PPOX-type flavoprotein, whose amino-acid sequence is MSSEASAPAPSVITTPEQLEALLGTPAERARTKERSRLTDIDRAWLAASPFCVLSTADASGRCDASPKGDPAGSLVHVVDDTTIAIAERPGNRRVDGYLNLLENPHVGLLFVVPGRGDTLRVNGRGRLVTDAPFFDDLAVRGRRPVLALVVDVETLFFHCAKAFRRSRLWEPASWTPDAVPARAVIAHELEPVAGQGLAELEDYYRPENYDRGLY